ACCGGGGCCGCTGAACCTCGTCATCGCACGCTCCGCTCGGCGAAGGCGAGCAGGTCACGCATCGCGACCGGGAAGTCCTCGCTGATCTGCGGACCGAGTTCCGGCCCGGTGTCGTCAGCGCCCTCGCCGTCGATTTCGAGGCGGTGCGTCACGACGGTGCCGCCGTCCGGCCGCACCGCCAGCGTGTGCCGGAAGCGCAGGCGCAGGTCGCCGAAGCTGGTCTCGTCCTCGTAGACCTCGTTCTCCACCAGTTCGGTGATGCGCGAACGGAAGGTGTCTTGGCCTTGCGGCGTAACCGAAATTTCGGTCCCTTTCGCGAACGGCCCGTGCAGCTCGAACCGGTCGCTCCGCTCGCTCAGCCGTTGCCCGCTGTGCAGTGCGCGAAGCGCCGCCCACACCGCCAGCGGACTGGCCTCGGTCTCGGCGCGGTA
This sequence is a window from Amycolatopsis benzoatilytica AK 16/65. Protein-coding genes within it:
- a CDS encoding SRPBCC family protein yields the protein MWSTDYRAETEASPLAVWAALRALHSGQRLSERSDRFELHGPFAKGTEISVTPQGQDTFRSRITELVENEVYEDETSFGDLRLRFRHTLAVRPDGGTVVTHRLEIDGEGADDTGPELGPQISEDFPVAMRDLLAFAERSVR